From the genome of Methanothrix soehngenii GP6:
AACTCTCCGGAGACGATCAGATAGGGCCGCCCCCTGAAGTCCAGAGCCACGTCCGCTAAAGACTCGTCCATGGGAACCGAGGCCGAGCCGTAACGGCATATTCCGCTCCTGTCTCCCAGAGCATCATCCAGGGCAAGGCCGATGGCCCTTCCTAATGTCTGGGCTCTCCACAAGCCCTCCTCTGATTCCGCCACCAGGTCAATATTTGCCGTGCGGGCCAGGGCGAGCAGCATATGATCAAGAAATCCCGATCCGGAGGCGGCTTTTGCCTGGCCTGATCCGTCCAGGTTAACTGTGGCCTGGGCCCTACAATCTCTGAATAATCCCAATCCTCTTCCATTTCTTTTCGCCATTTACCATCACCTATCTTCGCAGGGCCTGCAGAGTAGCTGAGACGCTCAATTTTCCGGTGTAAATGGCCGTCCCGGCCACGGCTCCTGCAGCCCCAGCATCCCTCAGGGCGAGGACGTCATCGATGGAGGTGACCCCGCCGGCAGCGACAACCGGTATTCTGAGGGCTGCCACCAGCTCTCGTGTAGGCTGGATATCGATTCCTCGCTCCCTGCCTTCAACATCGATGTTCGTGAAGAGGATGGACCCCGCCCCCTTATCCTCGAACAATCTGCCCAGCTCCATCGCCCTCTTGCCTAAGGTCTTCTGCCAGCCCTCGGTGGTGACATCCCCTCGCTTGACATCCAGGGCCACCATAATTCTCTCCCGACCGTGCTCCTCAGCCAATTGGGCGATCATATCGGGATCTTTCAGGGCGGCAGTTCCCAGGATCACCCTATCTACGCCCAGGCGGAGAACATCCCTCGCTTCCTCTTCTGACCGAATGCCCCCCCCTACCTGGATATAGACGTCCAGCTCCTTTACGATCTGAGCGAGGATGGAAGCGTTCGCCCTCTTGCCCTGAATCGCCCCGTCCAGGTCGATGATGTGCAGGTGGTCAGCGCCTTCGTCGATCCAGCGCTCTGCCTGGGCGAGGGGATTGTCCAGGGCCACTACCTCAGTTCCTGGTACTCCTCCCACCAGCTGCACGCATTTGCCGCCTCGCAGGTCCACTGCAGGAAAGAATGAAAAACTCATGATGGCCAATTGGCATCGAATAGACCTTAACCGTTTCGATGGTTGGAAAAAAGGCTCTTCGCTGAATTATGGGGGTGAGTTCAGGCAGAATATGGCCTTTTGTTCCTCTGTGTTTCTGTGGTTGGGTCATTGCATCGCGGTTCACCACAGAGGAACAGAGACACAGAGAATTTCTGATTCAAATTCACAAATCAAATAGCGAG
Proteins encoded in this window:
- a CDS encoding imidazoleglycerol-phosphate dehydratase, translated to MAKRNGRGLGLFRDCRAQATVNLDGSGQAKAASGSGFLDHMLLALARTANIDLVAESEEGLWRAQTLGRAIGLALDDALGDRSGICRYGSASVPMDESLADVALDFRGRPYLIVSGEFRGERIGDFEAMLLEPFLEELFNAAGMTVHIRFYGENDHHKMECIFKALGLAVRLAAAKGGAGIPSTKGVI
- the hisA gene encoding 1-(5-phosphoribosyl)-5-[(5-phosphoribosylamino)methylideneamino]imidazole-4-carboxamide isomerase; this encodes MSFSFFPAVDLRGGKCVQLVGGVPGTEVVALDNPLAQAERWIDEGADHLHIIDLDGAIQGKRANASILAQIVKELDVYIQVGGGIRSEEEARDVLRLGVDRVILGTAALKDPDMIAQLAEEHGRERIMVALDVKRGDVTTEGWQKTLGKRAMELGRLFEDKGAGSILFTNIDVEGRERGIDIQPTRELVAALRIPVVAAGGVTSIDDVLALRDAGAAGAVAGTAIYTGKLSVSATLQALRR